The following are from one region of the Pelagibius sp. CAU 1746 genome:
- a CDS encoding universal stress protein, translating to MTLRSILVPVRGDGKGEGVLDHALSLAKRHNAHLEVLHCRPKPEDMIPYGVPIPSSLRKSIVSSASSLADEEEEKIRKLFDDYCADRGLPEVDGFPWPQDAVSATWREATGKQANVIGLRGRLVDLIAVPQPDHEQGLGLNTLQAALLESGKLVLMCPAKPVSQLGAKIAIAWNGSGEASRAMTAALPVLKKADAVVILAPSGKALPISAEEAKVYLETHGVSCSLQTFERGSSSVGKALLEVARNAGADCLLMGAYGQSRQRELIMGGVTQYVVDHADLPILLMH from the coding sequence ATGACTTTGCGTTCGATCTTGGTGCCGGTTCGTGGCGACGGTAAGGGGGAGGGCGTGCTGGATCATGCCTTGAGCCTGGCCAAGCGTCACAATGCACATCTGGAAGTGCTCCATTGCCGGCCGAAGCCCGAGGACATGATCCCTTACGGCGTGCCGATCCCCTCCAGCCTGCGCAAGAGCATCGTGAGCTCCGCCAGCAGCCTCGCCGACGAGGAAGAGGAGAAGATCCGCAAGCTGTTCGATGACTACTGTGCGGATCGCGGCCTTCCGGAGGTCGACGGTTTTCCGTGGCCCCAGGACGCCGTATCCGCCACCTGGCGGGAAGCCACCGGCAAGCAGGCGAACGTGATCGGCCTGCGTGGGCGCCTGGTCGATCTTATCGCGGTGCCGCAGCCCGACCACGAGCAAGGCTTGGGCCTCAACACCCTGCAGGCCGCGCTGCTGGAGTCGGGCAAGCTGGTACTCATGTGTCCGGCGAAGCCGGTTTCGCAGTTGGGCGCCAAGATCGCCATCGCCTGGAACGGCAGCGGCGAGGCGTCGCGCGCCATGACCGCCGCCTTGCCGGTCTTGAAGAAGGCGGATGCGGTGGTGATTCTCGCGCCTTCGGGGAAGGCTCTGCCGATCTCCGCCGAGGAAGCGAAGGTCTACCTGGAAACCCACGGCGTTTCCTGCAGCTTGCAGACGTTCGAGCGGGGCTCTTCCTCGGTGGGCAAGGCGCTGCTCGAAGTCGCCAGGAACGCCGGCGCCGACTGCCTTCTGATGGGCGCCTACGGCCAGAGCCGGCAGCGCGAACTGATCATGGGTGGAGTGACGCAATATGTTGTCGATCACGCCGACCTGCCGATCCTGCTTATGCACTAG